The Bacteroidetes Order II. bacterium genome has a window encoding:
- a CDS encoding transglycosylase domain-containing protein: MWGSSPTEYTQDELRRYFNDPERRHLGSEARQKERIQQLALLGVASVAGFIAFCSLIVTIFMIFMVNDLPSLDDLQNPKINLASIVYSQDGKEMARYIKANRKWVELESVSPYVRKALIATEDKRFFDHWGIDLQSTLSLPFKWAQGKSQGGSTITQQLARNMYEEIGRAKTFTRKLKEMMTAIELERNYTKDEIIELYLNTTAYMYDAHGIEAAASTYFNKSQKDLSLAESALLVGMLQNPFLYNPAREDRIEICARRRNTVLDLMVEQGFIKPDEAATAKEETIQVNIQRITPQSNFAPYFAEYVRQWLDEWSKDKGYNIYTDGLRIITTLDSQMQEAAELASDKQGTFLQGIANGEHPKSRFENSRDLTEFIKESHHYRTLKKQLGEVGALEKLRKDTAYMDSLKTTKTRIELGLIAIDPNNGFIRAWVGGRDFSIDQYDHVAIAKRQPGSTFKPFVYATAWENGFGLDYKFIDAAVTLNCEGAGRWQPKNSGSRGSGAYVPLKSALIKSLNTVTAQLACKVGSRKFVKYAQDLGINESYKKVIPSPAMALGTGEVTLLEMAQAYTSFASGGVLHLATPIKQIQDRYGNVIADFYPTYREVLNPNTAYTVVDVLRGVISQGTAKSLRGSFGISGNYDIAGKTGTTQEASDGWFMMMHPDVVLGSWVGFNDRRVTLSGSWGQGARTGMRVVGDYFKRLIDEQLVSTRKFTKPQNYKPPKNTVKQVYNSYGAKGFWKPRPKNQNNAKPKAGSEGQRFTPPPAPPAEERRFDW, translated from the coding sequence ATGTGGGGATCTTCACCAACAGAATACACGCAGGATGAACTGCGGCGCTACTTTAACGATCCGGAACGGCGGCATCTTGGCTCCGAAGCCCGCCAGAAAGAACGTATCCAACAATTGGCATTACTGGGGGTTGCCTCGGTTGCTGGTTTTATTGCCTTCTGTTCCCTTATCGTTACGATTTTTATGATCTTCATGGTAAATGATTTGCCTTCCCTTGATGATCTGCAAAATCCAAAAATCAATCTAGCCTCTATTGTGTATTCGCAAGACGGCAAAGAAATGGCCCGTTATATCAAGGCCAACCGGAAATGGGTAGAATTAGAAAGTGTTTCCCCTTATGTCCGTAAGGCTCTCATTGCCACCGAGGACAAACGGTTCTTTGACCATTGGGGCATAGACCTACAAAGCACCCTCTCTTTACCGTTCAAGTGGGCACAGGGTAAATCACAAGGAGGCTCCACCATTACCCAACAGTTGGCACGGAATATGTACGAAGAGATCGGGCGTGCAAAAACCTTTACCCGAAAACTCAAGGAAATGATGACAGCCATCGAGCTGGAACGGAATTATACCAAAGATGAAATTATCGAACTTTATTTGAATACAACCGCGTATATGTATGACGCGCACGGCATCGAAGCGGCGGCCAGTACCTATTTCAACAAATCCCAGAAAGACCTCTCCTTGGCGGAAAGCGCCCTCTTGGTTGGGATGCTTCAAAACCCTTTCCTCTACAATCCTGCACGCGAAGACCGAATTGAAATCTGTGCCCGTCGCCGGAATACTGTTCTGGATTTGATGGTGGAACAAGGATTTATTAAACCCGACGAGGCTGCCACAGCGAAGGAAGAAACCATTCAGGTCAATATCCAACGGATTACGCCACAAAGCAATTTTGCACCATACTTTGCAGAGTATGTCCGTCAATGGTTGGATGAATGGAGCAAAGACAAAGGCTATAATATTTATACAGATGGACTTCGGATCATTACGACTTTAGACTCGCAAATGCAAGAGGCAGCGGAGTTGGCTTCGGATAAACAAGGAACTTTCCTACAAGGCATTGCCAATGGTGAGCACCCGAAAAGCCGTTTTGAGAATTCCAGAGACCTCACCGAATTTATCAAAGAGTCGCACCATTACCGCACCCTCAAAAAACAGCTTGGAGAGGTAGGGGCCTTGGAAAAACTGCGTAAAGACACCGCCTATATGGATTCGCTTAAAACCACGAAAACCAGAATCGAATTGGGCTTAATTGCGATAGACCCCAATAATGGTTTTATCCGTGCATGGGTGGGAGGACGCGACTTTTCCATTGACCAATACGACCACGTGGCGATTGCAAAGCGCCAACCCGGTTCTACATTTAAGCCTTTTGTCTATGCTACGGCTTGGGAAAATGGCTTTGGGTTGGATTATAAGTTTATTGATGCTGCCGTTACCCTTAATTGTGAAGGTGCCGGACGTTGGCAACCCAAGAACTCCGGAAGTAGGGGTAGTGGTGCCTATGTCCCACTAAAAAGTGCATTGATTAAATCTTTAAATACGGTTACGGCACAGTTGGCGTGTAAAGTTGGAAGCCGGAAATTTGTCAAATATGCCCAAGACCTTGGCATCAACGAAAGCTATAAAAAGGTGATTCCTTCACCAGCGATGGCTTTGGGAACAGGCGAGGTTACGTTATTAGAAATGGCACAGGCCTATACCTCTTTTGCAAGCGGGGGTGTTTTACACCTTGCCACACCCATCAAGCAAATTCAGGACCGATATGGCAACGTCATTGCAGACTTCTACCCCACCTACCGCGAAGTATTAAATCCCAACACGGCCTATACCGTCGTGGATGTATTGCGTGGGGTTATCTCGCAAGGAACGGCCAAAAGCCTACGTGGTTCATTCGGAATTTCAGGAAACTACGATATCGCTGGGAAAACAGGAACAACACAGGAAGCATCTGACGGTTGGTTTATGATGATGCATCCGGATGTGGTACTTGGATCTTGGGTCGGGTTTAATGATCGTAGGGTCACTCTGAGTGGCTCTTGGGGGCAAGGCGCGCGGACGGGGATGCGGGTTGTGGGTGATTATTTCAAGCGACTGATAGATGAACAATTGGTCTCGACCCGTAAGTTCACCAAGCCTCAGAACTATAAACCACCGAAGAACACCGTCAAACAGGTTTATAATTCGTATGGTGCAAAGGGTTTTTGGAAGCCTCGGCCTAAAAACCAAAACAATGCCAAGCCTAAAGCAGGTTCTGAGGGCCAACGCTTTACACCACCGCCAGCACCACCAGCAGAGGAACGTAGATTTGACTGGTAA
- a CDS encoding DinB family protein — MTPPCTQEYAPYFEHYIQIALQHGDLTHTLKSQMGEVQLLFGGLSDEMAHFRYADTKWSLKEVLGHLTDTEQIFAYRALRIARGDQTNLPGFDENQYVACARFNKFSMGRLVARFIHMRRASLDLITTFNPDEVVRMGISNGHSTSVRALAYMMAGHVEHHMEVVRVRYLNILSTTSSIQSSAV; from the coding sequence ATGACACCCCCCTGCACCCAAGAATATGCCCCATATTTTGAGCATTATATTCAAATAGCCCTCCAACATGGCGATTTGACCCATACATTGAAGTCACAAATGGGCGAAGTTCAATTGCTCTTTGGTGGCTTATCCGATGAAATGGCCCATTTTCGTTACGCAGATACTAAATGGAGCCTGAAAGAAGTACTCGGACACCTCACAGACACCGAACAGATTTTTGCTTATCGGGCACTCCGCATTGCAAGAGGCGACCAGACAAATTTGCCCGGATTCGACGAAAACCAATATGTGGCCTGTGCCCGTTTTAATAAATTCTCGATGGGCCGTTTAGTGGCACGTTTTATACATATGCGAAGGGCCAGTTTAGATCTAATAACCACGTTCAATCCGGATGAGGTTGTACGAATGGGTATCTCCAATGGCCATTCTACCAGTGTACGCGCCCTTGCCTATATGATGGCGGGCCATGTAGAACATCATATGGAAGTGGTTCGGGTACGATACCTCAATATTTTATCTACTACCAGCAGCATACAATCATCAGCGGTTTAG
- the trkA gene encoding Trk system potassium transporter TrkA — protein sequence MKVVVIGATQIGVEIARMLSNENHEVTVLDESDDRLQNVRDQLEVFTHQGYGTSVSDLRISGVNRADYVIAVTGDEQNNIIACMLTKRMNEQVRTIACLFSAEMFEQAPFAEWDIDYVVHPEESTANQILRLMRRAGATDITPFADGQVMLIGLRLTSKELINQTVRQMVMSNAHATFRLVVIQRNTQTLIPQADTILKRNDHLFFLAKSDDVPAVIKLTGNTEQQVQDIMILGNSEVSRNVARVLNNLYVGGGRDRRKHIKMIEPDRNRAEKISNELEHVLIIHAPLYNIDMLTSEGLDSVDVLVAVTDDAELNLMTSLLAAHYGVKKTIAGVSQSSYIPLTNAVELDSMVNANYATSRDIMNFIRSQGQNSIAAVPDVDAEILELVAGERASITKGPLRSLILPRGMVIGYVQSGDKAEVATANTQIHEGDQVVLFVLPHLVEEARYYFEGIR from the coding sequence ATGAAAGTTGTCGTAATAGGGGCTACGCAAATTGGCGTTGAAATAGCCCGGATGCTTAGTAACGAGAACCACGAAGTAACGGTGCTCGATGAATCCGACGATCGTTTACAAAATGTTCGGGATCAGTTGGAAGTTTTTACCCATCAAGGATATGGCACCTCTGTTTCCGATTTACGGATTTCAGGTGTGAACCGGGCCGATTATGTGATTGCGGTTACAGGGGATGAACAGAATAACATTATTGCGTGCATGCTCACCAAGCGTATGAATGAGCAGGTGCGTACCATCGCCTGTTTATTTTCAGCGGAGATGTTCGAGCAAGCCCCATTTGCCGAATGGGATATAGACTATGTGGTGCATCCAGAGGAAAGTACGGCAAACCAAATTCTACGGCTTATGCGGCGGGCTGGAGCTACCGATATTACCCCATTTGCAGACGGACAGGTTATGTTGATTGGCCTTCGGTTGACCTCTAAGGAACTGATTAATCAGACCGTGCGCCAGATGGTGATGAGTAACGCCCATGCAACTTTCCGTTTAGTGGTGATACAACGGAATACCCAGACCTTGATTCCACAAGCCGATACCATCCTAAAGCGAAATGATCACCTGTTTTTCCTAGCAAAATCCGATGACGTACCAGCTGTTATTAAGCTTACCGGAAACACCGAACAACAGGTTCAGGACATTATGATTCTGGGGAATTCGGAGGTTTCCCGAAATGTTGCCAGGGTGCTTAATAATCTCTATGTGGGCGGAGGACGAGACCGCCGGAAGCACATCAAAATGATTGAGCCAGACCGCAACCGCGCCGAGAAAATCTCCAATGAACTGGAGCATGTACTGATCATCCATGCGCCTTTGTACAATATAGACATGTTGACATCGGAAGGCTTAGACAGTGTTGATGTTTTGGTTGCTGTTACCGATGATGCCGAATTGAACCTGATGACCAGCCTGTTGGCCGCCCACTATGGGGTTAAAAAAACGATTGCGGGGGTCTCGCAGAGCAGTTATATACCCCTTACCAATGCAGTAGAATTGGATTCTATGGTAAATGCAAATTATGCAACTTCGCGAGACATCATGAACTTTATCCGTAGCCAAGGGCAAAACAGTATTGCAGCTGTTCCAGATGTGGACGCCGAGATATTGGAATTGGTTGCGGGGGAGCGAGCTTCTATTACCAAAGGACCACTCCGTTCACTGATTTTACCAAGGGGGATGGTGATTGGATATGTCCAAAGTGGGGACAAAGCTGAAGTGGCCACTGCCAATACGCAGATACACGAAGGAGATCAGGTGGTACTTTTTGTCTTACCACACTTGGTAGAAGAAGCACGTTATTATTTTGAAGGGATTCGCTAA
- the radC gene encoding DNA repair protein RadC yields MKSVPYEAKDTQQEALPDQTEVRPYLPIHQWHVSDRPREKLVVGGVRNLSDSELIALIFGNGTTTKSGSLSALQLGQQLLNEYKTLGGLSHRSLKELTGMKGIGTAKASQLLAAFEIGKRVEAEIPEERPKITGPEDVARIYGPRMRDLPVEIFRVVLLNSSNRILGDKEIHRGGLAASLVDVREVFRHALLEKATGIICLHNHPSGNPEPSREDIKVTQKLVEAGKIMDVRVHDHLIIAGRSFTSFVNRGLI; encoded by the coding sequence ATGAAATCCGTTCCCTACGAAGCAAAGGACACACAACAAGAGGCCCTGCCAGATCAAACTGAGGTTCGCCCATACCTCCCCATCCACCAATGGCATGTTTCAGACAGACCAAGGGAAAAGTTGGTGGTGGGTGGGGTAAGAAATTTATCCGATTCCGAACTGATTGCCTTGATTTTTGGTAATGGGACAACCACGAAATCGGGTTCTCTTTCTGCGTTGCAGTTAGGACAACAGTTGTTAAACGAATATAAAACGTTGGGTGGCCTTTCGCATAGGAGTTTAAAGGAATTAACGGGAATGAAGGGCATCGGTACGGCCAAAGCCTCCCAGTTGTTGGCCGCATTCGAGATTGGTAAACGGGTAGAGGCCGAAATCCCGGAAGAGCGGCCTAAAATCACCGGACCGGAGGATGTCGCACGTATTTATGGGCCACGGATGCGGGATTTACCCGTAGAAATATTTCGGGTGGTCTTGTTAAATTCTTCAAACCGAATCCTGGGCGACAAAGAAATTCACCGGGGTGGATTGGCGGCAAGCCTCGTGGATGTTCGGGAAGTCTTCCGACATGCCCTTTTGGAAAAAGCAACGGGCATTATTTGTCTGCACAATCATCCTTCTGGAAATCCGGAACCAAGTCGGGAAGACATTAAAGTGACCCAAAAATTAGTGGAGGCAGGTAAAATCATGGATGTACGGGTTCATGACCACCTTATTATCGCCGGACGATCTTTTACTTCTTTCGTCAATCGTGGGCTGATCTAA
- a CDS encoding OmpA family protein — protein sequence MSNLMKLLLGLLGVLILSFLCTSCHHSAIEAKLQRAVSANLQSPEFTGVTPVFDGAVGTLTGSVPTKTAADAALAAAQHAAGFLFPIKNNLSIAGTSLAADNGEIASLNVGFDANGMVVLSGIVPDEDTKNKVLKAAQEKFGAEKVLNQLVVKPGITDFGADVGPLVGTFLSKGALLKGGKLNITGDTVSLDGEVQSDAIRTELESAAKSAYPKARIQNNLVVKAPENTQLQSDLNELTLQNIEFETASAVIKPASMTLVTKAAGYLKQYAANAVEIQGHTDSQGDAAKNLTLSQQRAEAVKAALVAQGVPNPDRLTAKGYGQSNPVADNKTASGRQKNRRVMFVLR from the coding sequence ATGTCTAACCTGATGAAACTCCTTCTGGGGTTGTTGGGGGTGTTGATATTGTCGTTTCTTTGTACTTCTTGTCATCATTCTGCGATAGAGGCCAAGTTACAAAGGGCGGTTAGTGCAAACCTTCAATCGCCGGAATTTACGGGGGTTACCCCTGTTTTTGACGGGGCAGTGGGGACGTTGACCGGGAGCGTTCCTACAAAAACGGCTGCTGATGCGGCCCTAGCTGCTGCACAGCATGCTGCTGGGTTTCTGTTTCCTATTAAAAACAACCTTTCCATTGCCGGTACCTCATTAGCTGCGGATAACGGAGAGATTGCCAGTTTAAATGTCGGCTTTGATGCCAATGGCATGGTGGTTCTTTCTGGAATTGTACCGGATGAAGACACGAAAAATAAAGTGCTAAAGGCTGCTCAAGAAAAATTTGGTGCCGAAAAAGTATTAAATCAATTGGTTGTAAAGCCCGGTATTACTGATTTTGGTGCCGATGTCGGGCCATTGGTTGGAACTTTTCTCTCCAAAGGAGCGCTATTGAAGGGTGGAAAATTGAATATCACGGGCGATACGGTCAGTTTGGACGGCGAGGTGCAGTCGGATGCCATAAGGACAGAGTTGGAAAGTGCTGCGAAATCGGCCTATCCAAAAGCAAGGATACAAAATAATTTAGTGGTTAAGGCCCCTGAAAATACGCAATTACAATCCGACCTAAATGAACTTACCCTTCAAAATATTGAGTTTGAGACAGCGAGTGCAGTGATCAAACCTGCTTCGATGACGCTTGTCACCAAGGCAGCGGGTTATCTAAAGCAATATGCCGCCAATGCCGTTGAAATTCAAGGGCATACAGACAGCCAAGGCGATGCAGCGAAAAACCTGACCCTCAGCCAGCAACGGGCCGAAGCAGTTAAAGCCGCACTTGTCGCTCAGGGAGTCCCCAATCCAGATCGGTTGACGGCCAAGGGCTATGGTCAATCCAATCCCGTAGCGGATAATAAAACCGCTTCGGGTCGTCAGAAGAACAGGCGCGTAATGTTTGTCTTGCGTTAA
- a CDS encoding phosphoribosylaminoimidazolesuccinocarboxamide synthase codes for MRIAGKELPFEPTEEPVFVNRQKATFSVEPSLKSAIQDHMEHALVKTELGDFGIQYRGKVRDTYAVHGKLILVSTDRISAFDHVLAEAIPFKGQVLNQLAAYFFEHTADVVPNHVLAVPDPNVTIGVQCQIVPIEFVVRGYLAGHAARTYQTGKRELCGVSLVDGLIPHQKLPHPILTPTTKAAEGHDMDISREEILELGILTEAEFDTLKVMALRLFNRGTEMALERGLLLVDTKYEFGRDPMGRFVVADEVHTPDSSRYYLAESYEAFLHKGESPRQLSKEFVREWLMERGFQGKTGENMPHLDEAFREMVALRYMELFERITGRAFVPDADPCPEDRIRGNLQRFFQDSSTL; via the coding sequence ATGCGTATTGCTGGAAAAGAACTTCCCTTTGAACCAACTGAAGAGCCTGTGTTTGTGAACCGCCAAAAGGCCACCTTCTCGGTGGAACCCAGTCTGAAATCTGCCATACAGGATCATATGGAACATGCATTGGTCAAGACCGAACTGGGCGACTTTGGCATCCAGTATCGGGGAAAGGTCCGAGATACCTATGCAGTACATGGGAAATTGATTCTGGTCTCGACCGATCGTATTTCGGCGTTTGACCATGTTCTGGCTGAAGCCATCCCATTTAAAGGGCAGGTATTAAACCAATTGGCTGCGTATTTTTTTGAACATACCGCCGATGTCGTGCCCAATCATGTATTGGCGGTTCCAGACCCGAATGTGACCATTGGGGTGCAGTGCCAAATTGTGCCGATAGAATTTGTCGTGAGAGGGTACTTGGCTGGGCATGCAGCCCGAACGTACCAAACGGGAAAACGAGAATTGTGTGGGGTTTCATTAGTAGATGGCCTAATTCCACACCAAAAACTCCCCCATCCCATTTTAACCCCTACTACAAAGGCAGCCGAAGGCCACGATATGGACATCAGCCGTGAAGAAATCCTTGAATTGGGGATCCTGACCGAAGCGGAGTTTGATACATTGAAGGTTATGGCGTTGCGCCTGTTTAATCGCGGTACCGAAATGGCGCTGGAGCGTGGGCTTTTGTTGGTGGATACGAAGTACGAATTCGGAAGAGACCCAATGGGACGTTTTGTGGTGGCAGATGAAGTGCATACCCCGGACTCTTCCCGCTATTATTTGGCAGAATCTTATGAAGCCTTTTTGCATAAGGGCGAATCGCCAAGGCAACTCTCTAAAGAATTTGTACGGGAATGGCTGATGGAACGTGGGTTTCAGGGGAAAACAGGGGAAAACATGCCACACTTAGACGAAGCCTTTCGCGAAATGGTCGCATTGCGGTATATGGAACTCTTTGAACGAATTACAGGGAGGGCGTTTGTCCCTGATGCCGATCCATGTCCGGAAGATCGGATTCGGGGAAATTTGCAACGTTTTTTTCAGGACAGTTCTACTCTATAA
- the rho gene encoding transcription termination factor Rho: protein MEEQYFTGLLELIGDKKFGFVRTLRHDLPKGELDPFVPPPMIKRFHLRDGVTIEGTAVPGKKGDMVIKTVEKVMGIPVDRWVKIPLDANEPTVYPNEKWNLVTNAKDIPMRMIDIVAPIGKGQRAMVVSPPRSGKTMILHGIARGIHQNHPQAALVALLVDERPEEVTDFKRNIPAMVFASSNDREEDNHVRVSTLALEYCLRLVEMRRDVVFLIDSLTRLGRTFNLFNAGSGRTLSGGLDSRALNIPRRIFGAAKKLERGGSLTIVATALTDTGSRMDEVILEEFKGTGNCEIVLDREMANKRIFPAINVRRSGTRNEDQLLGDLTYRQHTLMRVLNMRHPIEAGQALIKRINQTSSNEELLHDIAPTR, encoded by the coding sequence ATGGAAGAACAATATTTTACCGGTCTGCTGGAGCTCATCGGGGATAAAAAATTTGGATTTGTACGAACCTTGCGCCACGACTTACCTAAAGGTGAGTTGGATCCATTTGTTCCCCCGCCCATGATTAAACGATTCCATTTGCGAGACGGTGTTACCATCGAAGGAACCGCCGTACCGGGTAAAAAAGGGGATATGGTCATTAAGACCGTAGAAAAAGTAATGGGTATTCCAGTTGACCGCTGGGTAAAAATCCCTTTGGATGCAAACGAGCCCACGGTTTACCCCAACGAGAAATGGAATTTAGTCACCAATGCCAAAGACATTCCAATGCGTATGATAGACATTGTTGCGCCTATTGGAAAAGGACAACGTGCGATGGTGGTTTCCCCGCCCCGAAGTGGGAAGACGATGATTTTGCACGGCATTGCACGCGGAATTCATCAAAATCATCCTCAAGCGGCCCTGGTAGCACTCTTGGTGGATGAACGTCCAGAAGAAGTGACTGACTTTAAACGCAACATTCCTGCAATGGTTTTTGCTTCCTCTAACGACCGAGAAGAAGACAACCATGTTCGGGTTTCCACCCTTGCGTTGGAGTACTGCTTGCGCCTAGTAGAAATGCGCCGTGATGTGGTTTTCTTAATTGACTCTCTTACCCGCCTTGGCAGAACGTTCAATCTTTTTAATGCAGGGAGTGGTCGCACGCTTTCAGGTGGTTTAGACTCACGCGCACTCAACATCCCTCGGCGTATATTCGGTGCCGCAAAAAAATTAGAACGAGGAGGCTCGCTAACGATTGTGGCCACCGCACTCACCGATACAGGCAGCCGCATGGATGAGGTGATCTTAGAAGAATTTAAGGGAACGGGCAATTGCGAAATTGTTTTGGACCGCGAAATGGCCAATAAACGCATTTTTCCGGCCATTAATGTGCGACGTTCTGGAACGCGAAACGAAGACCAGTTGCTCGGCGACCTCACCTACCGGCAGCATACACTGATGCGGGTTTTGAACATGCGACACCCTATAGAGGCTGGACAAGCGCTGATTAAACGCATCAACCAAACGAGTTCTAACGAGGAATTGCTGCACGACATTGCCCCAACACGGTAA
- the ilvD gene encoding dihydroxy-acid dehydratase, producing MSEKTLNKYSRLLTQDESLPAAQSMIIGSGVPYEDLDKPFIGIGSTGFDGNPCNMHLAMFASLQKKSVQEAGMVGLIFNTIGVSDGITNGNDGMRYSLPSREIIADSIESITGAHFYDGLLFTAGCDKNMPGAIMAMLRMNRPAIMVYGGTISGGHYKGEKLNIVSAFEAYGKKLQGKINEEDYREIIKNACPGPGACGGMYTANTMSSAIEAMGMSLPFSSSSPARSEAKRRECQTVGDAIRLLIEQDIKPKDIITRASLLNAMKVITVLGGSTNAVLHLIAIARTGGIELCMDDFQQISNTTPLLADMKPSGKYLMEDLFQIGGIPALMKFMLREGLLDGSCLTVTGKTVAENLTNVPDFPEDQDLIRPLSNPIKSEGHIQILYGNIAKEGAVAKITGHEGDRFVGKAICFDSEADLNNGIYDGLVKPGHVVVIRYVGPKGGPGMPEMLKPTSAIMGAGLGDSVALITDGRFSGGTHGFVVGHVTPEAMEGGEIALIQDGDIIVLDAKNNSISVEISEEVLATRKAAWNKPPYRVSSGYLWKYIKNVENASEGCITDL from the coding sequence ATGTCCGAAAAAACGCTCAACAAGTATAGTCGCTTGCTTACCCAAGACGAATCCCTACCCGCTGCCCAATCCATGATCATCGGCTCTGGTGTTCCATATGAAGACCTTGACAAGCCATTCATTGGCATTGGAAGCACGGGCTTCGATGGTAATCCTTGCAATATGCACCTTGCCATGTTTGCTTCTTTGCAAAAGAAAAGTGTACAGGAAGCCGGCATGGTAGGTCTCATCTTTAACACCATTGGTGTTAGTGATGGAATTACCAATGGCAACGACGGAATGCGCTATTCGCTGCCTTCCCGCGAAATTATTGCCGACTCCATCGAATCTATCACGGGCGCGCATTTTTATGACGGCCTGCTCTTTACCGCCGGATGTGATAAAAATATGCCGGGTGCAATCATGGCCATGCTTCGGATGAATCGCCCCGCCATTATGGTGTATGGCGGAACCATCAGTGGTGGTCATTATAAAGGGGAAAAACTAAACATTGTTTCGGCATTCGAAGCATATGGTAAAAAACTTCAGGGCAAAATTAATGAAGAAGACTACCGCGAAATCATCAAAAATGCCTGCCCCGGTCCGGGCGCTTGTGGGGGTATGTACACAGCAAACACCATGAGCTCGGCCATAGAAGCGATGGGCATGAGCCTGCCTTTCAGTTCTTCCAGCCCAGCACGAAGCGAAGCAAAAAGGCGTGAATGCCAAACAGTGGGGGACGCAATCAGGTTGCTAATTGAACAAGATATAAAACCAAAAGACATTATTACACGTGCCTCTTTGCTTAATGCCATGAAGGTGATTACGGTGCTGGGTGGCTCCACCAATGCCGTTTTACACCTAATTGCTATTGCCAGAACAGGAGGCATTGAACTGTGCATGGATGACTTCCAACAGATTTCAAACACCACTCCGCTGCTTGCAGACATGAAACCCAGCGGCAAGTACCTCATGGAAGACCTCTTTCAAATTGGGGGCATTCCTGCTTTGATGAAATTCATGCTCCGCGAAGGCTTATTAGACGGAAGTTGTTTAACGGTTACAGGAAAAACCGTTGCCGAGAACCTAACTAATGTTCCAGATTTTCCGGAAGACCAAGACCTGATTCGCCCGCTTTCAAATCCCATTAAATCAGAAGGGCACATTCAGATTTTGTATGGTAATATTGCAAAAGAAGGAGCTGTAGCAAAAATAACGGGGCACGAAGGCGATCGTTTTGTCGGAAAAGCCATTTGCTTCGACTCAGAGGCCGATCTTAATAATGGCATCTATGATGGCCTTGTTAAACCGGGGCACGTCGTCGTGATCCGATACGTTGGACCAAAAGGTGGACCCGGTATGCCCGAAATGCTGAAACCTACATCGGCCATTATGGGTGCTGGTTTGGGTGACTCGGTAGCCCTAATTACCGACGGGCGCTTTTCGGGCGGAACCCACGGATTCGTGGTCGGCCATGTGACACCCGAAGCGATGGAAGGAGGCGAAATCGCTCTCATCCAAGATGGCGATATCATTGTGCTCGATGCAAAAAACAACAGCATCTCTGTCGAAATTTCAGAAGAAGTGCTCGCAACCCGAAAAGCGGCTTGGAACAAACCACCCTACCGGGTTTCGAGCGGCTATTTGTGGAAATATATCAAGAATGTAGAAAATGCCAGCGAGGGTTGTATCACTGATTTGTAA
- a CDS encoding TlpA family protein disulfide reductase codes for MGRIIRFHPLTLGVIFLLTTLTSCTDSTQPQPPGSQAKQQTQLLISSPEVKKWIGEQKGKVVFLNLWATWCPPCIRELPALATFAEKNPDVAVLALSLDDPVDKGAEVQQFLKKNNLKLTFRQLDSQAPDQDLSFLDPSLSDVLPTTYVIRKDGSVMVGVQGEQSLLAFQALLAQAIGS; via the coding sequence ATGGGACGCATAATTCGGTTTCACCCCCTCACCCTTGGTGTAATCTTTCTTTTGACGACGCTAACAAGCTGTACAGATTCTACCCAACCACAACCGCCCGGATCTCAAGCCAAGCAACAGACCCAACTACTGATTTCCAGCCCTGAAGTAAAAAAATGGATTGGAGAACAAAAAGGCAAGGTGGTCTTTCTAAACCTTTGGGCCACTTGGTGTCCGCCTTGCATCCGTGAATTACCTGCCTTGGCCACCTTTGCAGAAAAAAATCCCGATGTGGCGGTCTTGGCCTTGTCATTAGATGACCCCGTAGATAAGGGTGCAGAGGTACAGCAATTCCTTAAAAAAAACAACCTTAAACTTACGTTCAGGCAATTAGATAGCCAAGCACCAGACCAAGACCTGTCTTTTCTGGATCCATCCCTTTCCGATGTCCTCCCAACCACTTATGTCATTCGTAAAGACGGATCGGTGATGGTAGGCGTACAGGGTGAACAAAGCCTACTGGCCTTTCAAGCTCTTTTGGCACAAGCCATAGGTTCATAA